GGGATCCACTTACCTCGTCAAACTTCATGAAATTCTGTGTATCCAATTCATCATTTACTTGAGGCTTAAATGCTGCTTCCATTTCATAAAGTTTATCCCATGCAACCCCATGGAACCAAGGATGGGCCTAATGACAGAAAAGGATATATTAAAACATGTGTgctaaacaaaacaagaattGTATTTAACTATTCATTTATGTTGTGTATCAGAGGTGCTACCTTTATTTGATCTGCCCCTGCACCACCAATCCTGTGTTCAACATCACACAATAACCGGCAAATGAGATCTCTTGCTTCAGGAGACAGCCTTGAATCCTCGGGAAATTTCACATGGTTTCTCCAGTGAACAATCTGGAGTAATGACAATAAATTGGCAGCATGAGAATACAATGGCTTCAGGAGGCCATAAATGGAAAGACTGTTAACCACATTGCATATCTCTAGCATGGGGTGAGAGCAAATGCAAGTTTAACCACATTTGATATGCTCACAGATGGCAATTCATAAATACACATCAGCGCAGCAGAAACTTCATAAAGGAACGACATTTAAATAATTCGGTCCGCTTAAACAAATTACTCCccccgatccataataagtgtcttgcatttagtacaaagttagtacaactttgtactaaatgcaagacacttattatggatcggagggagtacaatttaatcagcaagtttccaaaatcagcaCCGACACACAAAATACTCGAGGCTTGTTTTGTTGGCTAAAGTATCTCATATTCCATCTGGTTTTGGCGAGCATCATAGTCCAGCTTTAAGCTAACTTAGCAAACTACTTCCTGAATACCCATGTTCACTATGTTCCGCCCAGAAAAACTATCCCAGTACGTTAAGTCATTGTTGTTGGGCTCATCTGCTCCATGCCCTTGGCCATGCTGCGCCACGCTCGGGCAATCTCCACTCAGGCCGGCATCACACTTCAACTGCTAATTTACTTCGTTGCGGCGGCCTTTGTTATGTTTAAGTTAgcttgcaagaaaaaaaatagagtttTTTCAGGGATGCGGAAGGAGGTGGGAATAGTAAAGAAAAAGATAATATGAACTGCTCAGGTAGACCAAGCCCCCTATAAACCAGCCTGCTTTCTTCAGGTTTTAGCAGCCAATTTTGCACTAAGAAATAAATGAGTTGGCATAGACTTGTTTTGAGGAAAAGCCTAAACTTAAGAACCCAAACAAAACTCAATGAACTAGTAGCAAAACGTACTGGGACAACCACACAATCATACTTTTAATTGGAAACTTTGTAACTAAAAATACTGAGCAAAACAAACCTTTCTGCATGTGGTTATTGGATCATCAGAATAAAATGGTGGATACCCAACAAGCATCTCATACATGATTGCACCCAAAGACCACCTGGGATGGTAACAAAATACAAATGAGACATTAGTTATTAAACTGAAGAAACACAAATGTGTCAACATGAATACTGATCTACCATACCAATCGCATTCCATTCCATATCCCTTCTTTAGCAGAACTTCCGGAGCAATATAGTCTGGCGTCCCAACAGTTGAGAATGCCTGCATATCAATGTACATTTGAGCATACCGATATACTAAGAAAAAGGCTGCCATGAAACATTGAGATTATACAAATGAGATGTTTTTTCAGACAAGGGCCAGTGATAATACCAtgaaagcaaaagaagaatTACACAGGACTGATGAGATAACCGACATGTAAATTGTAAAGCAGACATACCAGCTTTCTTCTGTTCATCTGCCAGTGCTGAAGCTGTTCATGTTGACTTCTCCACCTTCTACCGTTTGTAGTTTCAGAGAGAGAACGATCGACATCCATTGATTCCTTCAGGTTGTCATCACCCATGGGTTCATCTTCATTCAAGGTTGAGAGCTTAGAACAATCAATTGGCTTGCACAGCCCAAAATCTGACAGCTTCATGTGACCATTCTTATCAAGAAGCAGATTATCAGGCTTAATATCTCTGCATGTTTTAGAAAATCAAACATTTATCAGATAAATGATAGAAATAGAATAAACTAAATGTCTACAATGTCTTTAAAATGGAAGATATATAACCTGTGGATGTAGTTGTGCTTATGAATGGATTCAATGGCAAGGATGGTCTCAGCAATGTAGAATCGAGCCACGTGTTCAGTTAAGGTATCTTCTCTCATGAGAAGGGTCATGATATCACCACCAGGGAGGTACTCCATAATAAGGTAAAGGTACTCCGCATCTTGAAAAGAATAGTAAAGCTTCACAATGCAGTGACTAGCAACTTCAGCCAACAAGTTTCTTTCAGCTCTAACATGTTCCACCTAACAAAGATGTAATAGAACCATTAAATCCAACATCAGATAGCAAATAGATATTGCAATGCCACTACCTAGCATTTTTTAAGCAGACACTTGAGGAATAACAGAGAAGTTCTGGTAGCAATATAATTACCAGCTGAAAAAGAGGATAATGCCTTCTAAAGAGGAATCCTGGTAAGAATCATCCTTATATTGGCCTAGctaatttttatttgcaaGGTGACTAGAAGCCGTGTGAAGCCAATTCCTCAGTGAGGGGAGAATTTGGCGACTATGATACAAATAAATTGCTATGTAAGTTTGTCAAACAAGAATATAATTAGTTTGATTAAGCCTAACTGATGGCATTGCTTATTTTTATGCTGCCTGTAGTTACTGGACAAAGGTCACAGTAAACAGCAAGGATGTGAACCGAAAAGAAATCTGCACTATGTTGCATACgtttaaaaaatattaaaacaATTGTTGCAACAGTATGAAATGAATTCATGGACACAAGAAAAGTTATTCAAGAAAAGTCCTCGCAGGATATAGTGTAAAGCACAATGATAGTATTACCACTTACAACCAGCTAAGCACATCAAACATAAACATTGTCTCGAGTCATTATAACAAGTAACTACAAAGCAGTAGACCTGAAATAGCCAGAGCCAGAAATGAGAATCATCTTACTTGGCCCCTGATAACCATATCAGATTTCTTTAGTTTTTTCATTGCATAAATATTGCCAGAGGTCTTCTCACGACACAGTCGGACCTGTTATGTAAATTTTAAACACCAAGAAAAGGTTAGTGAGGGGTTAAAAGTGACAGAAACAGAAAGTGTTGCATTGCCATAAACACACGCAGTTTCCCATAGAGTAGAGTTTATGCTGCAATTCACAGCTGCTCCTTTTCCTAGATTTTAAGTCCTTCTGGACATATCAAACTATTGTCTATATACACCCAACAACAACAGAACTTCTAGTGCCATGATCATTATGTTCCTTGGCAGAAACAGAGATGAAATATAGCATTCATGCCACAAAAGGAGAAGCATGTAACAGAGACTACATGCGTAAGTGCAAACCTCTCCAAAAGCGCCTCTCCCAATAATGGTTAGCAGCTCAAAGTCATCCACACAAATTTTGTGCCTTTTAAGTCGCATGTACTCAGTTTCCTTTCTCTCCAGGTCTTTAATTAAATTGATTTGCTGCTCCCTGGGAACTTCAGAAGTAGCTAGCTGTCTCTCCAATCTAACACGCCTGCAATACATTGAGATTTTATTAAGTGCTAAGCTGGGGGacttaaaaaaattgcagaCAAAATAATCATTGAAGGGGGAGTATGCTATATGGTCAAATTGCAATACAAAAGGATGACAGGCGAATAATAAGTATGACGCAAGTGACATTGCAGTAGAATGCATTTAACCGTTCAAACTTATTTAATTCAATCATagtaggagcctctcctgctgttttgccggtaaaaaaaaactatgtaAACTTCAATGTTTAATAATACAGCACAAATTccactttcaaaaaaaataaaaacacttccactttcaaaaaaaaatacagcacAACTTGATGGCTCAACAAATGCAATACCTGGCTTTAAATAACGCGAGGCCTAGCTGGTGGTTATATCAACAGTGTGTTTTAATAAAAGATGAAAATATGAGACCACAAATGAAAATGATGCCCATCTTACATATATAGCATGTACCAAACGTGTTGCACAAAGCAAAGATGTCTACTACTCTGTCGTACTTTATCGAATACTCTACattgtgttttccttttgttgtttccttccaacaaaaaaggaaacataGTTCTTTGACCATGGGTCGAGAAAAGTATGTTGAAGGCACAAAGTATTATGAGTGTATCTCATATCTGAATCTAAATAAGGTAAGAGGTAAATCAATACCAGCATAATATATACAACATGCGTACATCTTAAACTACGCCATGACACGTGTCCAGTGTCCACCATTTACTCACTAAAATATCATAAGAATGTCTACTAGCCCACTAGGAATTCAAAATAACCACATGACATGCTCTAATTACACACAGCCATTTGACAGTTTGCAATTTAAACGAAACACAATGTGCTCTAATTAATAATTAtaaacacaaaaagaaaacatagtATGAAACAAACATCCACATATCGACGTCACACTTATCCTCCAATAAACTAGACAATGGCGATTCTCTGGATCCCTTTACTCAACTAAACAGGCATGTAGGCTGTAGCCAGTACTATCAGCATGCTATTTCAAGTAATTGCTTGGTGCACAAACTAAGCATTCCAAACACCTAGCAGAATCGAATTCTGTCCATTCCTAAAAATGAATAATACAAAGGAAACAGGGCTCATTGACCCTTACTGGAGAAACATACACTAAAGCTAAAAAGGCTATTGCGTACATATTTGATTCCAAGTAAGCTAAATTATCGCTAGCGTAACCAATACATCATATGCATACGTCACAAACCACGTGTCCACCACCCATTCACTAAAAGATCAGAAGAATGTCTAATGGTACTCTGGCAGTTCAAAACCATCACATAACATGCCCTAATTACAGGCAATTATTTGTCGGCTTTCCATTTGAAACCAACACGCTGTACACTCTAATTATAAACGCAAAACATACCATATGCGACAAACATCCACGCCACTTAATCGCCTAAAAATTAGTACATAATAGTAGCATCTGCACATCATTTTTGCACATTTATAATCCGTGAACCTTCGCAACGGTAACATTCCAAATCCAGCTATCCAACTAAGCAAGCCGGTAGCTAGTAGCCCAAGCTCCACTTAAACCGCTTTTTGCGCGCATAATAGAACAAAACAATAACAACTCCACACTCATTTTCAATTGGTGCATTGAGCAGAATCTAAGAATTCCAAGCACCTAGCATAACTGGTGTTGATCCCAAGTTATCCATAAGAGCTGGATCATGCCATTCCATCCCCAAATTGCATACAAAAGCTTCACTGATTCGAGAATGAATCTAAAGCGACATCTGACGCCATACTGGACTAGAATTTCGGAGAGTAGCAGTTAGCACAGCCGCCGCTAGGCACCTCCCGCTTGGTCGCAAGCAACTACCGCAAAAGTTTCCCCGTAAATCTAGCAGCTAGATGGCCCAAGCTCGAACGGCGCCCAAACCCAGCTCAAACCCCTCGATCGAGCTGGCGGCGCGCGAGATCTGCCCCGGCCGAAGTCAGCAGCGACTAAAATTGGAGCCCGGGAGTCGAGTCCAGGATCGGATCGGTTACCGTACCTCTCCCTGCGCTCCTGGATGTTCTTCATGTGCGAGCGGTAGTGGTTCTCGATGAACTTCttcgcggcggcgacgcgctcCATGGTGAGGGTGGAccccaccgcctccgcctccccgtccccctcctccgccaccgcggGGAGCTGCTCGGCGAcgaccgcggccgccggcgcgtcCGACGTCTCGTTCTCCATCCCAGACCACGCCCACCCCTACACCCCCCCTcgctgtctctctctctccggtgtttttttcctctctctctctctcctttcctTGCCTTTTCTGCCCTTCGTCTCTCGGGTCGGCGTTCGTCTATTGCTTTGCGGGCGCTGGCTTGTCGCTGTGCACGCCGGGGGGCCTATATATACGGCCGTCGGCCGCGCCGGGTTCGGGGTTAATTAAACAGGGTTTTATGTGGGTGGGGTGTGTTTAGCCTAATGGCGGAGGAAGGGCTAGTACTAACCCGGTCGTCGCTGGCGACAGACAGCTGCGCATGGAAACAGCTCGGATTTTCCCTTTTGTCGACCGCTTTTTTgcgtgtgttttttttttgtcttctcCGCTTCCATTCCAGTACACTCTGTCTTTGGCGCATTTGCTGTGTACAACCGTACATGTCTGCGTACATAGCTGTACACACGTTACCACGTATAGAAAGGGCCAGAATAGCTCACGCCTGCTACGCACTTTTTCGTTTCCATTTCTTTTATTCGATAAACTCTAAGCCGTTTTCCCTTCTGAAGATATTTTTTCCCTCACTCTCTGTCTACGCCCTTCATTTATTTTCAGCACATGCATtgttcagtaaaaaaaaagtatagtAGGTGTGGGGTGAATTATTGTGACCTTTGGTTGAATGCTGCT
The Brachypodium distachyon strain Bd21 chromosome 2, Brachypodium_distachyon_v3.0, whole genome shotgun sequence genome window above contains:
- the LOC100844250 gene encoding serine/threonine-protein kinase 38 is translated as MENETSDAPAAAVVAEQLPAVAEEGDGEAEAVGSTLTMERVAAAKKFIENHYRSHMKNIQERRERRVRLERQLATSEVPREQQINLIKDLERKETEYMRLKRHKICVDDFELLTIIGRGAFGEVRLCREKTSGNIYAMKKLKKSDMVIRGQVEHVRAERNLLAEVASHCIVKLYYSFQDAEYLYLIMEYLPGGDIMTLLMREDTLTEHVARFYIAETILAIESIHKHNYIHRDIKPDNLLLDKNGHMKLSDFGLCKPIDCSKLSTLNEDEPMGDDNLKESMDVDRSLSETTNGRRWRSQHEQLQHWQMNRRKLAFSTVGTPDYIAPEVLLKKGYGMECDWWSLGAIMYEMLVGYPPFYSDDPITTCRKIVHWRNHVKFPEDSRLSPEARDLICRLLCDVEHRIGGAGADQIKAHPWFHGVAWDKLYEMEAAFKPQVNDELDTQNFMKFDEMDNPPARTGSGQSRKMKLNSKDLSFVGYTYKNFDAVKGLKHADMQRSSSLTRPSLGSIFGEAPREPNGKDTHMHTDSSEDPMSP